The genomic stretch TGCAAAGGAAGGTCCTGTGCTGTACCGTTTACCACCCCTTGAACATTAATCGGAACAATCTCCAAGGTCATATCATCCTGCGTGCGATACAGGGTCGCTCTATTTAAAAAGGCTTCACCACGTAGTCCTTCCGCCTTATCAATCAGGTCCTTCACCGTCATCCCCTCAAATAAGGCAAATTCTCCGGGATGAAATACTGCACCGGAAATCTGCACCCTGTTCTCAAAACGCTCCAACTTCTTCCCTATCAGAAAAACGTCCCCATCCTGCACCTTAAAACTACCAAATTCCTCCTTGCTGACATCGGCCACTTTTCTGGCTTGGTCAGAAACCCTGCGTACAGCCAATCGTCCGGTATAGGCATCGCTTTTAAAGCCCCCCGCATAGCGGATCAGGTCGTTGATATCCTCTTCTGGTTTAATCTCAAAATATCCTTCACGCCTTACCGGTCCCTGTACTTCCACGCGCGTATCCACTGCCGGCACCATGATGACATCATTGTCCTGCAAGCGCACATTTTGCTGTTGATTACCGTTCATCAGGTACTCATAGACATCCACTTCTGCTATCTGGCGAGAATCCCGAAACACCCTGATATTCCTAAAGGAGCCTTGTTTATTGGGACCACCAGCGGCATATAGGGCATTGAATACCGAAGCAAAAGAAGGTAAGGTATAATCCCCAGGGCGCTGCAGTTCACCGACAATCTGTACCTTGATTGATCGGATATTACCCAAACGGATCTGCATAAAGGTACGTGGATTACTACTATTTAAGTCTGCATAGATACTGCTCAGTTCCTTTTTAAAACGGGCAGTAGCGGATTGAATACTGGCTCCTCCCAGATTAATAGGCCCCACGTTCGGAATATAGACCCGTCCTTCGGGGTTCACGGTCAGATCGTACGATTGTTGAGAATCCCCATAGATATCGATCAGCAACTGGTCCCCTGCTCCTATCACATAGCTTTGTGGTGTGGGGATATTCAGGTTGGGAGAGAAATTCAGCTTTTTATTGTGAAACAGCCCATAGCCAAAGATCTTTTTTTCCTCTTCCGACAAACTATCCTGCTCCCCCGAACTCATACCGACACTTGAAGCATCTGAAACTTGCCGTTGAGCAGCATTTCCGATATTCCCTTCCTCTCTTGTCGCTCCAGATGTATTCAGTTGGTTGATCCGGGTGGACAATTTACTTGCTTCCATGGCCGGCATACCTCTTTCCTCTGCCAAGGCCGGAATTTGTGACTTCGAAATCCCCTGCTCCTCCGCCTGTTGGACGATCGTGGCGAGCTGTGCATCCGACAGCTGATCCACTTTTGCATTTTGGATATCCGAAAGGGACTGCGCATACAAGGTTACCGAAGCGATAAACAGGATTAAAGTAAGGTAAAAAGCTTTGATATTGATGGACATACTTATTGTATTATTGTCGAATTGTTGTGTTGTTGAATCATTTTTTGTCATTCCGAGGCCACGAGGAATCTCCTTTCGATAACGTCTATAGTAGAGATGCTTCCTTACGTCAGCATGACAGAACGCCTGTCATTCCGAATCTACGAGGAACCTTTTTTCGATAACGTGTATGGTAGCGATGCT from Echinicola soli encodes the following:
- a CDS encoding SLBB domain-containing protein — translated: MSINIKAFYLTLILFIASVTLYAQSLSDIQNAKVDQLSDAQLATIVQQAEEQGISKSQIPALAEERGMPAMEASKLSTRINQLNTSGATREEGNIGNAAQRQVSDASSVGMSSGEQDSLSEEEKKIFGYGLFHNKKLNFSPNLNIPTPQSYVIGAGDQLLIDIYGDSQQSYDLTVNPEGRVYIPNVGPINLGGASIQSATARFKKELSSIYADLNSSNPRTFMQIRLGNIRSIKVQIVGELQRPGDYTLPSFASVFNALYAAGGPNKQGSFRNIRVFRDSRQIAEVDVYEYLMNGNQQQNVRLQDNDVIMVPAVDTRVEVQGPVRREGYFEIKPEEDINDLIRYAGGFKSDAYTGRLAVRRVSDQARKVADVSKEEFGSFKVQDGDVFLIGKKLERFENRVQISGAVFHPGEFALFEGMTVKDLIDKAEGLRGEAFLNRATLYRTQDDMTLEIVPINVQGVVNGTAQDLPLQREDVLHIPSKYDLKEEYYVKISGEINSPGAFAYAENMTVEDLVLKAGGFKESASDAYIEVARRVKDRTNGQIAEIFTIDIDENLEIDEGDKEVVLEPFDHIIIRRSPGFQREKIVRVEGEVIYPGQYTISTTNERISDLLKRAGGMNQFAYVKGATLIRRTEFFTPKSDNDIKSQDLTEVKKHLIKEDGENTEAENKILSRIDEKISENGGDLANQKGLASGEYKISRVEEVAASDSSRVAEVEFRTQEMIGIDLTNILENPGSAQDLILQEGDILSIPKQLQTVRMRGEVLFPTSARYENGNSFKRYISKAGGFTDNARKGKAYVVYANGDVKRTKNFIFFKNYPRIEPGAEIIVPQKPQRESMSATNWIGVASSLATLAILVDRLAQ